Below is a genomic region from Halostella litorea.
ACAGGTCCTCCAGCGAGGCCCGCTCGGTCTCGAAGTCGCGGACGGCGACGCCCGCGTCGCGGAGCGCGTCGAGCGCCGGGAGCTTCGCCCCGGGACCACACCGCACCGTCACGGTGTGCCCGTCGGCCGCGACGCCCGTGACGCCGTCGACGGCGCGGACGGCCCCCAGCGCCCCGTCGGGGACGCCGTCGGTCGTCACGCGGAGCGTCGCCTCCGTCCCGGCCGTCTCGCGGAGCCCCTCGATGCTGTCCTGGGCGACGAGTTCGCCGTCGCGGAGGATGCCGACGCGGTCACACACCGCCTCGACCTGCCCGAGGATGTGGCTGGAGAAAAACACCGTCGCGCCGCGGTCCCGCTCCTCCCGGACTATCTCCCGCATGTCCCGGGCCCCGTTCGGGTCGAGGCCGGTCGAGGGCTCGTCGAGGATCAGGAGGTCCGGTTCGCCGACCAGCGCCATCGCCAGCAGGAGGCGCTGGACCATCCCCTTCGAGAAGCCGCCGACCTCGCGGTCCGCGACGTCGCGGATGCCGACCCGGGCCAGCAGCGCGTCGGGGTCGGCGTCGACCCCCTTCGACTCGGCGGCAAAGCGGAGGTGCTGGCGGGGCGTGAGGTGGCCGAAGGCGGCGACGGCGTCCGGGAGGACGCCGGTCCGCTGGCGGACGCGCT
It encodes:
- a CDS encoding ABC transporter ATP-binding protein, with product MVPAIELRNVEKRYGDVAALRGIDLTVESGEVYGFLGPNGAGKSTTIDVILNYVRPTSGEVRVLGHDAVAESERVRQRTGVLPDAVAAFGHLTPRQHLRFAAESKGVDADPDALLARVGIRDVADREVGGFSKGMVQRLLLAMALVGEPDLLILDEPSTGLDPNGARDMREIVREERDRGATVFFSSHILGQVEAVCDRVGILRDGELVAQDSIEGLRETAGTEATLRVTTDGVPDGALGAVRAVDGVTGVAADGHTVTVRCGPGAKLPALDALRDAGVAVRDFETERASLEDLFDAHTRAEAAEVSA